One Rhinopithecus roxellana isolate Shanxi Qingling chromosome 7, ASM756505v1, whole genome shotgun sequence DNA segment encodes these proteins:
- the ZNF711 gene encoding zinc finger protein 711 isoform X1 encodes MDSGGGSLGLHTPDSRMAHTMIMQDFVAGMAGTAHIDGDHIVVSVPEAVLVSDVVTDDGITLDHGLAAEVVHGPDIITETDVVTEGVIVPEAVLEADVAIEEDLEEDDGDHILTSELITETVRVPEQVFVADLVTGPNGHLEHVVQDCVSGVDSPTMVSEEVLVTNSDTETVIQAAGGVPGSTVTIKTEDDDDDDVKSTSEDYLMISLDDVGEKLEHMGNTPLKIGSDGSQEDVKEDGFGSEVIKVYIFKAEAEDDVEIGGTEIVTESEYTSGHSVAGVLDQSRMQREKMVYMAVKDSSQEEDDISCAEIADEVYMEVIVGEEEGTSLPEIQLEDSDVNKTVVPVVWAAAYGDERRVSRRYEDCQTSGNTLDSALESRSSTAAQYLQICDSINTNKVLKQKAKKRRRGETRQWQTAVIIGPDGQPLTVYPCHICTKKFKSRGFLKRHMKNHPDHLMRKKYQCTDCDFTTNKKVSFHNHLESHKLINKVDKTHEFTEYTRRYREASPLSSNKLILRDKEPKMHKCKYCDYETAEQGLLNRHLLAVHSKNFPHVCVECGKGFRHPSELKKHMRTHTGEKPYQCQYCIFRCADQSNLKTHIKSKHGNNLPYKCEHCPQAFGDERELQRHLDLFQGHKTHQCPHCDHKSTNSSDLKRHIISVHTKDFPHKCEVCDKGFHRPSELKKHSDIHKGRKIHQCRHCDFKTSDPFILSGHILSVHTKDQPLKCKRCKRGFRQQNELKKHMKTHTGRKIYQCEYCEYSTTDASGFKRHVISIHTKDYPHRCEFCKKGFRRPSEKNQHIMRHHKEALM; translated from the exons ATGGATTCAGGTGGTGGAAGTCTTGGATTGCACACGCCAGACTCTAGAATGGCCCATACCATGATTATGCAAGATTTTG TGGCTGGAATGGCTGGTACTGCACATATCGATGGAGACCATATCGTTGTTTCAGTTCCTGAAGCTGTATTAGTTTCTGATGTTGTCACAGATGATGGGATAACTCTTGATCATGGCCTTGCAGCTGAAGTTGTCCATGGACCTGACATCATCACAGAGACTGATGTAGTAACAGAAGGTGTGATTGTTCCTGAAGCAGTACTTGAAGCTGATGTTGCCATTGAAGAGGATTTAGAGGAAGATGATGGTGATCACATCTTGACTTCTGAACTAATTACAGAAACCGTTAGGGTACCAGAGCAGGTTTTCGTGGCTGACCTTGTTACTGGTCCTAATGGACACTTAGAACATGTGGTCCAAGATTGTGTTTCAGGAGTCGACTCTCCCACAATGGTATCAGAGGAGGTTCTTGTAACTAATTCAGATACAGAAACTGTGATTCAAGCAGCTGGAGGTGTTCCTGGTTCTACAGTTACTATAAAAAccgaagatgatgatgatgatgatgtcaaGAGCACTTCTGAAGACTACTTAATGATATCTT tgGATGATGTTGGAGAGAAATTAGAGCATATGGGGAATACACCATTAAAAATTGGCAGTGATGGTTCACAAGAAGATGTTAAAGAAGATGGGTTTGGTTCAGAAGTAataaaagtgtatatatttaaagcGGAGGCTGAAGATGATGTTGAAATAG gtgGAACAGAAATTGTCACAGAGAGTGAATACACCAGTGGACATTCAGTAGCTGGAGTGCTTGACCAGAGCCGAATGCAGCGGGAGAAGATGGTTTACATGGCAGTTAAAGATTCTTCTCAAGAAGAAGATGATATCA gTTGCGCTGAAATAGCAGATGAAGTTTACATGGAAGTCATTgtaggggaagaggaaggaactTCTCTCCCTGAGATTCAGCTTGAGGACTCTGATGTTAATAAAACAGTTGTCCCTGTTGTCTGGGCTGCGGCATATG gagatgaAAGAAGAGTCTCCCGAAGATATGAAGATTGTCAAACATCAG gaaatacTTTGGACTCAGCATTAGAAAGCAGAAGTAGTACAGCAGCACAGTACCTTCAAATTTGTGACAGCATTAATACAAATAAAGTACTTAAACAAAAAGCcaagaagaggagaaggggagaaaCCAGGCAGTGGCAAACAG CTGTTATAATAGGTCCTGATGGACAGCCCCTCACAGTGTACCCTTGCCATATTTGCACAAAAAAGTTTAAATCCAGGGGATTCTTAAAAAGACACATGAAGAATCATCCTGatcatttaatgagaaaaaaatatcagtGTACAGATTGTGACTTTACAACTAACAAGAAAGTGAGTTTCCATAACCACTTAGAAAGCCATAAGCTTATAAACAAAGTCGACAAAACCCATGAATTTACAGAATACACACGAAGATACAGAGAGGCTAGTCCACTGAGTTccaataaacttattttaagagacaaggaGCCGAAGATGCACAAGTGCAAATACTGTGACTATGAAACTGCAGAACAAGGACTGTTAAACAGACATTTGTTGGCCGTTCACAGCAAGAATTTTCCTCATGTTTGTGTTGAGTGTGGGAAGGGTTTTCGACATCCTTCTGAACTCAAGAAACATATGAGAACCCATACTGGTGAGAAGCCATATCAGTGTCAGTATTGTATTTTCAGGTGTGCAGATCAATCAAATCTGAAAACTCACATTAAGTCTAAACATGGTAACAATTTGCCATACAAATGTGAGCATTGTCCCCAAGCATTTGGTGATGAGAGGGAGCTTCAACGTCATCTGGATTTGTTTCAAGGACATAAGACACACCAGTGTCCTCATTGTGACCATAAGAGCACCAATTCAAGTGACCTTAAGCGGCACATCATATCTGTTCATACTAAGGATTTTCCTCACAAATGTGAGGTCTGTGATAAAGGTTTCCATCGTCCTTCTGAGCTCAAAAAGCATAGTGATATCCATAAGGGTAGGAAGATTCATCAGTGTAGGCACTGTGACTTTAAAACATCCGATCCATTTATTCTTAGTGGCCATATCCTTTCAGTTCATACTAAAGATCAGCCATTGAAATGTAAAAGGTGCAAGAGAGGATTCAGACAACAAAATGAGCTCAAAAAACATATGAAGACCCATACTGGAAGGAAGATTTACCAATGTGAGTATTGTGAATACAGCACTACAGATGCATCTGGCTTTAAACGACATGTGATATCGATACATACAAAAGACTATCCACACAGGTGTGAATTCTGCAAGAAGGGATTCCGAAGACcatcagaaaaaaatcagcatattATGAGGCACCACAAAGAGGCTCTTATGTAA
- the ZNF711 gene encoding zinc finger protein 711 isoform X2, producing MDSGGGSLGLHTPDSRMAHTMIMQDFVAGMAGTAHIDGDHIVVSVPEAVLVSDVVTDDGITLDHGLAAEVVHGPDIITETDVVTEGVIVPEAVLEADVAIEEDLEEDDGDHILTSELITETVRVPEQVFVADLVTGPNGHLEHVVQDCVSGVDSPTMVSEEVLVTNSDTETVIQAAGGVPGSTVTIKTEDDDDDDVKSTSEDYLMISLDDVGEKLEHMGNTPLKIGSDGSQEDVKEDGFGSEVIKVYIFKAEAEDDVEIGGTEIVTESEYTSGHSVAGVLDQSRMQREKMVYMAVKDSSQEEDDIRDERRVSRRYEDCQTSGNTLDSALESRSSTAAQYLQICDSINTNKVLKQKAKKRRRGETRQWQTAVIIGPDGQPLTVYPCHICTKKFKSRGFLKRHMKNHPDHLMRKKYQCTDCDFTTNKKVSFHNHLESHKLINKVDKTHEFTEYTRRYREASPLSSNKLILRDKEPKMHKCKYCDYETAEQGLLNRHLLAVHSKNFPHVCVECGKGFRHPSELKKHMRTHTGEKPYQCQYCIFRCADQSNLKTHIKSKHGNNLPYKCEHCPQAFGDERELQRHLDLFQGHKTHQCPHCDHKSTNSSDLKRHIISVHTKDFPHKCEVCDKGFHRPSELKKHSDIHKGRKIHQCRHCDFKTSDPFILSGHILSVHTKDQPLKCKRCKRGFRQQNELKKHMKTHTGRKIYQCEYCEYSTTDASGFKRHVISIHTKDYPHRCEFCKKGFRRPSEKNQHIMRHHKEALM from the exons ATGGATTCAGGTGGTGGAAGTCTTGGATTGCACACGCCAGACTCTAGAATGGCCCATACCATGATTATGCAAGATTTTG TGGCTGGAATGGCTGGTACTGCACATATCGATGGAGACCATATCGTTGTTTCAGTTCCTGAAGCTGTATTAGTTTCTGATGTTGTCACAGATGATGGGATAACTCTTGATCATGGCCTTGCAGCTGAAGTTGTCCATGGACCTGACATCATCACAGAGACTGATGTAGTAACAGAAGGTGTGATTGTTCCTGAAGCAGTACTTGAAGCTGATGTTGCCATTGAAGAGGATTTAGAGGAAGATGATGGTGATCACATCTTGACTTCTGAACTAATTACAGAAACCGTTAGGGTACCAGAGCAGGTTTTCGTGGCTGACCTTGTTACTGGTCCTAATGGACACTTAGAACATGTGGTCCAAGATTGTGTTTCAGGAGTCGACTCTCCCACAATGGTATCAGAGGAGGTTCTTGTAACTAATTCAGATACAGAAACTGTGATTCAAGCAGCTGGAGGTGTTCCTGGTTCTACAGTTACTATAAAAAccgaagatgatgatgatgatgatgtcaaGAGCACTTCTGAAGACTACTTAATGATATCTT tgGATGATGTTGGAGAGAAATTAGAGCATATGGGGAATACACCATTAAAAATTGGCAGTGATGGTTCACAAGAAGATGTTAAAGAAGATGGGTTTGGTTCAGAAGTAataaaagtgtatatatttaaagcGGAGGCTGAAGATGATGTTGAAATAG gtgGAACAGAAATTGTCACAGAGAGTGAATACACCAGTGGACATTCAGTAGCTGGAGTGCTTGACCAGAGCCGAATGCAGCGGGAGAAGATGGTTTACATGGCAGTTAAAGATTCTTCTCAAGAAGAAGATGATATCA gagatgaAAGAAGAGTCTCCCGAAGATATGAAGATTGTCAAACATCAG gaaatacTTTGGACTCAGCATTAGAAAGCAGAAGTAGTACAGCAGCACAGTACCTTCAAATTTGTGACAGCATTAATACAAATAAAGTACTTAAACAAAAAGCcaagaagaggagaaggggagaaaCCAGGCAGTGGCAAACAG CTGTTATAATAGGTCCTGATGGACAGCCCCTCACAGTGTACCCTTGCCATATTTGCACAAAAAAGTTTAAATCCAGGGGATTCTTAAAAAGACACATGAAGAATCATCCTGatcatttaatgagaaaaaaatatcagtGTACAGATTGTGACTTTACAACTAACAAGAAAGTGAGTTTCCATAACCACTTAGAAAGCCATAAGCTTATAAACAAAGTCGACAAAACCCATGAATTTACAGAATACACACGAAGATACAGAGAGGCTAGTCCACTGAGTTccaataaacttattttaagagacaaggaGCCGAAGATGCACAAGTGCAAATACTGTGACTATGAAACTGCAGAACAAGGACTGTTAAACAGACATTTGTTGGCCGTTCACAGCAAGAATTTTCCTCATGTTTGTGTTGAGTGTGGGAAGGGTTTTCGACATCCTTCTGAACTCAAGAAACATATGAGAACCCATACTGGTGAGAAGCCATATCAGTGTCAGTATTGTATTTTCAGGTGTGCAGATCAATCAAATCTGAAAACTCACATTAAGTCTAAACATGGTAACAATTTGCCATACAAATGTGAGCATTGTCCCCAAGCATTTGGTGATGAGAGGGAGCTTCAACGTCATCTGGATTTGTTTCAAGGACATAAGACACACCAGTGTCCTCATTGTGACCATAAGAGCACCAATTCAAGTGACCTTAAGCGGCACATCATATCTGTTCATACTAAGGATTTTCCTCACAAATGTGAGGTCTGTGATAAAGGTTTCCATCGTCCTTCTGAGCTCAAAAAGCATAGTGATATCCATAAGGGTAGGAAGATTCATCAGTGTAGGCACTGTGACTTTAAAACATCCGATCCATTTATTCTTAGTGGCCATATCCTTTCAGTTCATACTAAAGATCAGCCATTGAAATGTAAAAGGTGCAAGAGAGGATTCAGACAACAAAATGAGCTCAAAAAACATATGAAGACCCATACTGGAAGGAAGATTTACCAATGTGAGTATTGTGAATACAGCACTACAGATGCATCTGGCTTTAAACGACATGTGATATCGATACATACAAAAGACTATCCACACAGGTGTGAATTCTGCAAGAAGGGATTCCGAAGACcatcagaaaaaaatcagcatattATGAGGCACCACAAAGAGGCTCTTATGTAA